One region of Neisseria mucosa genomic DNA includes:
- a CDS encoding LysR family transcriptional regulator: MQDIKPLLVFAAVLEHGSMNAAAAALGMTPSAVSQHINRLETLHGIKLLNRSTRSLAPTDAGRALGEYCRRLAATLADTRTVIDNLKTEPVGELRISLTSSVISSHAFQTAFSRLQTEFPKIRPVLNFSDTLDDLQHNQTDIAIRGGDRALDDPNLVARHLVTWPYTICAAPDYLDRHPPITHPSQLHAHRWLHFLPVRTTLQHGGESYFLDIADSIACTHLAAVCSLTESGFGLSLQVGGEVREKIAQGCLKTVLPEWTLPPVSLYLVTPYRVQSAKTEAAVRIFTESFSKEADA, translated from the coding sequence ATGCAAGACATCAAACCCCTACTCGTTTTCGCCGCCGTCCTCGAACACGGCAGCATGAACGCCGCCGCTGCCGCACTGGGCATGACCCCGTCTGCCGTCAGCCAGCACATCAACCGCCTCGAAACCCTGCACGGCATCAAGCTGTTAAACCGCAGCACGCGCAGCCTTGCGCCGACCGATGCCGGCCGCGCTTTGGGCGAATACTGCCGCCGCCTCGCCGCTACCCTCGCCGATACGCGTACCGTTATCGACAATCTGAAAACCGAACCTGTCGGCGAATTGCGTATCTCCCTAACGTCCAGCGTCATTAGTTCCCACGCTTTTCAGACGGCGTTTTCACGATTGCAAACCGAGTTTCCCAAAATCCGACCCGTCCTCAATTTCAGCGATACTTTGGACGACCTGCAACACAATCAGACCGACATCGCCATACGCGGCGGCGACCGCGCTTTGGACGATCCCAATCTGGTCGCGCGCCATCTCGTTACCTGGCCGTACACCATTTGCGCCGCACCCGATTACCTCGACCGCCATCCGCCCATCACCCATCCCTCGCAGCTTCACGCCCACCGCTGGCTGCACTTCCTGCCCGTGCGCACGACCTTGCAACACGGCGGCGAAAGCTATTTTCTCGACATCGCCGACAGCATTGCCTGCACGCATTTGGCCGCCGTGTGCAGCCTGACCGAAAGCGGTTTCGGTTTGTCTTTGCAAGTGGGCGGCGAAGTTCGGGAAAAAATCGCCCAAGGTTGTCTGAAAACCGTTTTGCCCGAATGGACGCTGCCGCCGGTCAGCCTCTATTTGGTTACGCCTTACCGCGTCCAGTCCGCCAAAACCGAAGCCGCCGTCCGTATCTTCACGGAAAGTTTCTCCAAGGAAGCAGACGCATGA
- a CDS encoding nucleotide sugar dehydrogenase, whose translation MKNTTIQKFADKTAKIGIVGLGYVGLPLMLRYVDIGYQVLGFDIDKTKVDKLNNGETYIEHIPAEKIAAASNSLFEATTDFSRIGEVEAVILCVPTPLNKYREPDMSFVIDTTDAVKPYLRAGQVLSLESTTYPGTTEEELLPRVEEGGLKVGKDVFLVYSPEREDPGNPNFETRTIPKVIGGHTPACLEVGIALYQPAIDKVVPVSSTKAAELTKLLENIHRAVNIGLVNEMKIVADKMDVDIHEVIAAAATKPFGFVAYYPGPGLGGHCIPIDPFYLTWKAREYGVNTRFIELAGEVNSHMPDYVISKVGLALNEHNRSIKDSKILVLGIAYKKNVDDMRESPSVEVMDRLHKLGANISYSDPHVLEFPYIPGHHYFDLKSEPLTPETIAKYDCVVLTTDHDKFDYDMIAEHAKLIVDTRGKFPAKNPKVVKA comes from the coding sequence ATGAAAAATACCACCATTCAGAAATTTGCAGATAAAACCGCCAAAATCGGTATCGTCGGCTTGGGCTACGTCGGCCTGCCTCTGATGCTCCGTTATGTGGACATCGGTTATCAGGTTTTGGGCTTCGACATCGACAAAACCAAAGTCGACAAACTCAACAACGGCGAGACCTACATCGAGCATATTCCTGCCGAGAAAATCGCCGCCGCTTCAAACAGCCTGTTTGAAGCCACCACCGACTTCTCCCGCATCGGCGAAGTGGAAGCCGTGATTTTGTGCGTACCGACTCCGTTGAACAAATACCGCGAGCCGGATATGAGCTTTGTTATCGACACTACCGACGCGGTGAAACCTTACCTTCGCGCCGGTCAAGTGCTGTCTTTGGAATCCACCACCTACCCCGGCACGACCGAAGAAGAATTGCTGCCGCGTGTTGAAGAAGGCGGCTTGAAAGTCGGTAAAGACGTGTTCTTGGTGTACTCTCCGGAACGCGAAGACCCGGGCAACCCGAATTTTGAAACCCGTACCATCCCGAAAGTCATCGGCGGTCATACCCCTGCTTGTTTGGAAGTCGGTATCGCGCTGTACCAGCCTGCCATCGACAAAGTCGTACCGGTAAGCTCCACCAAAGCCGCCGAGCTGACCAAGCTTCTGGAAAACATCCACCGCGCCGTGAACATCGGCTTGGTGAACGAGATGAAAATCGTCGCCGACAAAATGGATGTCGATATTCACGAAGTCATCGCCGCCGCGGCAACCAAACCGTTCGGCTTCGTCGCCTACTATCCCGGTCCGGGCTTGGGCGGTCACTGCATCCCCATCGACCCGTTCTACCTGACTTGGAAAGCGCGCGAATACGGCGTGAACACCCGCTTCATCGAGTTGGCAGGCGAAGTGAACTCCCACATGCCCGACTACGTCATCAGCAAAGTGGGCCTGGCTTTGAACGAACACAACCGTTCCATCAAAGACAGCAAAATCTTGGTTTTGGGTATCGCCTACAAGAAAAACGTGGACGACATGCGCGAAAGTCCGTCTGTGGAAGTGATGGACCGCCTGCACAAATTGGGTGCAAACATTTCCTACTCTGACCCGCACGTGCTTGAATTCCCATACATCCCCGGCCACCACTACTTCGACCTGAAGAGCGAGCCGCTGACGCCGGAAACCATAGCGAAATACGACTGCGTGGTGCTGACGACCGACCATGACAAGTTTGACTACGACATGATTGCCGAACACGCCAAACTGATTGTCGATACGCGTGGCAAGTTCCCTGCGAAAAACCCGAAAGTCGTGAAAGCGTAA
- a CDS encoding histidine kinase, with the protein MKIAVIGATGYVGNAVVQELAGRGHEVTAFARNTDKVFQAQNVAAVSADVNAADFADKLAGFDAVVSAFNPGWTNPNIGADFTRGANSIVEAAKTAQVPYLLIVGGAGSLYVAPDLQVVDTPDFPKAIYDGANAARHLLTALLPRRDVNWSFVSPPARLGADGGFSEDKTGKYRLGKDDLLMDGEIPAGISVADLAVAIADDAENKTHLFERFTVAAA; encoded by the coding sequence ATGAAAATCGCAGTCATCGGTGCAACAGGTTATGTCGGCAACGCAGTGGTTCAAGAATTGGCAGGTCGCGGTCATGAAGTGACCGCTTTCGCGCGCAATACTGATAAAGTGTTCCAGGCGCAAAATGTTGCCGCCGTCTCCGCAGACGTGAACGCGGCAGATTTTGCCGACAAGCTGGCAGGCTTTGACGCCGTGGTCAGCGCGTTCAATCCCGGCTGGACTAATCCCAATATCGGCGCGGATTTTACACGCGGCGCAAACAGCATCGTCGAAGCGGCAAAAACGGCGCAAGTGCCGTATCTCTTAATCGTTGGCGGCGCAGGCAGCCTGTATGTTGCACCTGATTTGCAAGTTGTCGATACGCCCGACTTCCCCAAAGCCATTTACGACGGCGCCAATGCCGCACGCCATTTATTGACCGCACTCCTGCCGCGCCGAGATGTGAACTGGTCTTTCGTTTCCCCTCCGGCACGACTGGGCGCGGACGGCGGGTTCAGCGAAGACAAAACCGGCAAATACCGCTTGGGCAAAGACGATTTGCTGATGGACGGTGAAATTCCGGCAGGCATCAGCGTGGCGGATTTGGCAGTCGCCATCGCCGACGACGCGGAAAACAAAACGCATTTGTTTGAACGCTTTACCGTTGCCGCCGCTTAA